The DNA sequence CTCGGACGTTACCTGGGTCCTGGGGGTGTACTTCTTTATGTAGTAGTTCTTTGACACATCCCCCCCTGTACCCGTGTAGATTATCTCAGTTTTGATGGCTGATGCTACCTGAAGAGTGGAGAACAGAAGCACAGCCGAAAATAGGAGGGTCATGATTTTAAGCCATGAGTTTTTCATAATTTCACCTTTGATATAGGTATGTTATCGCCGATATAAAAAAATAATCCAGAAATTGAATAACAGCAGCATGTATTAAGATCGGGAAAGGCTCCATCATAAAACTGAAACTATATGGCGTGCCAGACGCCTTGCAAGTGCCATTATGGTAAGTATGGGTGGAGCACCAGGCGCTGCTGGCAGCACACTCGCATCGGCCACAAAGAGGCCCTCAATGGAGGTCTCCAGGTTCTCATCAACAACCTCCCCCAGGGAAGCGGTACCACCAGGGTGGGCCCCCCTGGGTCTCGTGGACCTCAACGTGCCCGCCCCAACACCGGCCCGTGAGAGTATGCTCCCTGCAATGGCTGCACCCCCTGAGAGGAGACTGATGTCCCTGACGGTGTGGTGCTTGACAATCCTGTCGGCCTCCACACGTCCAGATCTCTCATCGGCTATCTTAACCATGATACCCAGGACGTTCCTCCTATCATCCTCAGGGAACAGGAGGGTTGAGAAGTGGGGTGAGAGTATAACACCATCAAGTTCTATGAGGGCGTTCATCTGGACCTCATCACAGAACCCAACCCCCTCAAGTATACCCCCCACGGTCACAAAGGTGTCCATGAAGAGTCCGTTACCTGCATCTATACCCGCCCTCATGAGTATCCTGGGGGTTTCGATGGCTCCAGCTGCCAGCACAACCGTTTCATCATGGAAATCTCCCCGGGATGTTCTCAGACCCGAAACTGATCCATTCCTGACAATTATGTTCTTTGCCTCGGTTTCTTCAATGAGAACAGCCCCGTGTTCAACTGCCTCATCAAGGAATCTCCTTGCAGACCACTTAGCAGCCCTCGGGCATCCGAATGAGCATTTACCGCAGGGCCTGCATTTATCAGGGTCTATGAATTTAGGCATCTTCTTTACACCGAGACCAAGGGATTCTGCAGCATCCATTATCAGGGCTGTGCCCCTGCCGGTGTGGGTGTCTGGAAGCTCCCTTACCCTGAGTTCAGCCTCAATGGCATGGAGGTCCTCTGTTATGTCAACCCCATAGTCCTTAAGGGTGTTCTCAAGGACCCGGACGGCGTTTCCTGCGGCAACAAGGGTTGACCCTCCAGCGCAGCTTGTCCTCAAGATATCCACATCGGGAGCTTCATCATAGCACAGGAATGCATCGGAATCCTTAACACAGGGGCCCCTCTCAATTACGGTAACGTCAATGCCCCGGATGGCAAGTTCCCTTGCAAGGGTTGCACCTCCAGCACCGGAGCCAACCACAAGGACCATGATAGTTCCCTCTTTTCAGCTATCAATCAAGCAGCACTATGGCCTTTGTGGGGCAGGAGTTTACACAGAAGCTGCAGCCGATACATTTCCTGTCATCGAGGACTATCTCCCAGTCATCCTCGATACATATGGCGCCAACCGGGCAGAGGGATACGCAGGCACCACAGTCCATGCACTTCTCACGGTCCTTCTTAACGACCCTCACTGCGGGGTGCACCTCTATACCGGCCTCCTCTATGAAGTCTATCCCCTCCCTCTCCTCGGGGCCGCTGATCTCAACAAGCATCTTACCCCCACGGGGTGTGATGTTTGCCCTCAGGATGTTGAACTCGATGTCATACTTCTTTATGGCTTCTGATATTATTGACTTGTTAACAATGTTCGGTGAGAATTTAAGCCAGGCCTTCATATTGATTCTCCCCTCTTATCAACTTTCCCTATTAACCTTGAAATGTCCTCCGCGGTCACTATACCCTTAACGCGGTTTTCATCATCAACTATGGGTAAACCTGAAATGTTATACTTATCTATGCGTCTTGCAACAACGTCCACGGGCTCATTTTCCCTTGCAACAACCACCTTGCGGGTCATGATATCCCTGAGTTTCCTCTTACCCCTTGCCACGGCGTCTGCAATGTCCCATGATGTTACGATACCCCTCAGGACGCCCTCACTGTCAACGACGGGTATGTGGTTTATGTTATTGTCAACCATCTTCCTGGCCACATCCTTAAGGTCGTCCTCCTGGTGGGTTATGATGACCGGTTTGCTCTCAAGTTCCCGCACCATGATGGAGGGTCTTCTTATCTCAAGGGGTCGGGTGGCTGATCTTGAGGGTAGGCGCTTAACTGGCTCTGTGAGCAGGAAGTCGCCCCTTTCAATCCATGATTTGAGTTCCTCTGCAATCTTCAGGGCCCTCCTGATTGATGAGAGTGGTGATGCCGGGACCTCCATGCCATTTATTTCAATCTTCCCTGATCTGAGCTCCTTATAATTGGTCTCCTTAATCACGGGCCTTGATCTCCCTGGTACACCATAATCAATGACCCTGCAGACTATATCCTCATCTGATATTCCTGTTGAAGCCGCTATGTCCTCGTTGAGTACTGGTATGGGTATCCCTGCGCCCACGTAGAGTGTTGGGCCGTACCTGGGCATTGTGGCTCCCCTCACATATTCTGGATCCATCTCCTTCATGTTACCCTTCAGCATGAGGGTGCCTGATGGTGAAACAGGTACACCATTTCTCCTCTCAGCCTCTGTTGAGTGCTGGGTACCCTCCCCCACTATGTAGCCCTCTGCGCCGCAGAGGAATATCCTTGTGCCGACACCTATGGTCTGGAAGTAGGGGTCATTCAGGAGGGGACTGAGCTCCCCCGCACTGGAGTAGGTGACGTTTCCATAGTTGGGGAGCAGTGTTCCCATGTAGGTGTAGAGTGTCTCCTCTGTGGAGTTGACCGCCACTGCATAGTTCTGGTAGCAGTTCCTCGGGTTAACCATGACCGCCTGGTTTATGGTCTCAAGGCTTATGAGGGTTTCAACATTCTTGAGGGGGTAGCAGTCTGTTCCATAGGCCTCTGCCACCAGTTCAACCTCCTTCCCCCTTATGAGGTCCTCTATTACATGTGAGCCCCCATAGTCAAGCCCTATGTCGGGGTCACGGTTTGGCTGTGTTGCGCCTATGTAGGCGTCAACTGCCGCGAGTCCAGAGTAAGCCTCAACACCATTGAGGTAGGTCCTTGACATCTTTATGGGAGGATCTGAGTGTCCGAAGTTGAGGAAAGCGCCTGATGAACACATAGCACCAAATGTACCTGTTGTAACAACATCAACTTCCTTTGCAGCGTCCATGGGGCCGTTTTCAGCAACTATCCTTGTCATTTCGGCTGCGGTGACAACCACAGCATCCCCATCCCTGATCTTCTGGTTTATCTCCTCAATTGTCTTCAATTATACCACATCCGGTGCTATCCATAAATGAACTGATTACTGGTATATGGATGTTCATTTAAATATTTTGAGTTCACAGAACCACTGCATGTGAACTTCAGTGTGACATCAAAAGAATCATAAGCACCCACCTACAGAATTAATAAGAGAAACTTTTGAAGGCTGATGGGAAATGGAGATTGACACTGATTATCTTGGCAGCATACTCATGGACATAGAGGATAGGGTGGAATATGCAGATATAAGGGCTGGCACCTCCCGGACCAGTTCCATTCTGATGAAGGACGGTAAACTGCAGGAGGTTAAATCCGGGAGAGCCTCTGGTTTCAGGATAAGGGTGCTGAGGAATGGTTCATGGGGATTCGCCTTTACAGATGAACCCTCCAGGCTCGGTGAAATGGCCCTTAAGGCCATAAAGATGACCGGGTCCCTCAGGGGCGATGTCCAGGTGGGTTCAGGTGCCCCCTCTGTTGACAAAACCATGGTAAGGTCATCCCGGCCGCCCTCAGATGTTCCTGCAGCTGAGAAGCGGGAGCTGGTATCAGATGCACACCATGCCGCATCAGTTGATGGTGTTGTGAGCACCACTGTGAGCTACGTTGACATGGAGAGCTCATCTGCCTTCCTGAACTCAGAGGGGTCACTCATTGAGATGGCTGAGACCAGGGTCGCCCTCTTTCTAAACGCTGTTGCATCGGATGGCTCCGGGATACAGTTCGGCCACAAAAGCTGCGGTGGAACCGGTGGCTTCGAAATACTGGAGAGGGAGGACATTGAGGAGCTCGGTCGCAGGACCGGTGAAAAGGCTGTTAGGCTCCTCAAGGCGAGTCCGCCGCCATCAGGACGCTTTGATATAGTAACTGACCCCGAACTTACGGGTGTATTCATACATGAGGCACTGGGGCACGCAGCCGAGGCAGACCTCATACTGCAGGGTGACTCCATACTCGAGGGTAAACTGGGGGAGAAGATTGCCTCTGAGGGTGTTACCATCATCGACGACCCTACGATTGATGGTTTTGGGAGTTACAGCTACGATGCAGAGGGTGTGAGGGCCGCTGAAACCGTTCTAGTGGAGAACGGCGTCCTCACTTCACTCCTTAACTCCAGGGAAACAGCCTTCAAACTTGGTCTTGAACCATCAGGGAATGCCCGTTCAGCCATAGGGGACCAGCCCATTGTCAGGATGAGCAACACATACCTCAAACCAGGCGATTTATCCTTCGATGAACTCATAGAGGATATCCGGAATGGTGTCTACCTGAGGGGTTCAAGGGGGGGCCAGGTGGATACCGGTAAGGGCATCTTCCAGTTCAATGCTGCTGAGTCATTCCGTATACAGGATGGTGAAATTGCAGAACCCGTCAAGGATGTCTCCCTCTCAGGAAACGTCCTGGAGACCCTCAAAAATGTTGACGGGGTTGGTTCAGACTTCAGGCTGGGGATTGGCTTCTGCGGGAAATCCGGGCAGAGCGTCCCTGTGGGCGATGGGGGCCCCCACGTGAGGATAAGGAATGCCATGGTGGGTGGAACATGAAGTACGCGCCATTATCCCGGGATGAAGGTAGAACTCTTGTTAAAATCGCGAGGATGGCCATAGAGGAGCACCTGCGTGGATCAAAAAACCTCAGACTCCCTGATGATCTCCCTGATGTTTTCAGGCAAAGAAGAGGAGTTTTCGTTACACTTGAGAAGAAAGGGAATCTGAGGGGATGTATAGGTTATCCAGAACCGGTGAAACCCCTGATAGATGCCCTTATTGAGGCCGCCATATCTGCTGCGACAGGTGACCCCAGATTTCCCCCTGTTAAACCTGAGGAGCTCGATGATATAGATGTTGAGGTCAGTGTACTGACACCACCGGAGCCCCTTGAGGTTGAAAGCCCGGCAGATTACCCCAGCCTCATAAGGGTCGGTGTCGACGGTCTGATCGTTGAGAGGGGATGGGCCAGGGGACTTCTCCTTCCACAGGTCGCCACGGAGTGGGGCTGGGACGCTGAGGAGTTCCTCTGCAACACATGTATGAAGGCGGGTCTTCCGCCAGACTGCTTCTATGACCCTGAAACCAGAGTCTACAGGTTCCAGGCCCAGATATTCCATGAAGATGGTTAAAGTTCATGCTGAAGCTAACTGCTCATGAGGGGATTAAAGATATCTCCGCACATCAAGATAAATAGATCCACAGAAGTTACAGGTTTAATGAGAGTGATTTTATGATCATACCCACAGTTCCAACAACAGATGAACTTCTTGATAAGGGATTCCGGAGGGCCAGGAAGGCCGCGTCCCTTAAACGGAGTTCAAAGATTCCTGGCCAGAAGAAGGCCAAGGTTATTGAGTCAACACGTGTCCAGACAGCATGTCAGGTCATAAGGGACCGGTTGAAGATGATAATCCAGAGAATACCTGATATAGAGTCCCTTCCAGAGTTCTACCAGGACTATATAGACGTGACCGTGGGGGTCGATGAACTCAAAAAATCCCTCGGGGCACTTAACTGGGCTGTTGGAATACTTAACCAGCTGGAATCTGATTACATGGCCCGTATAAAACGTTCAAAACCGTCTGATGCATCCCATCTGAGGCGGGAGGCCTTCGGCAGGATATCATCAGTGATAAAGAGGATCGAGGGCGACCTTGATTTTCTTGACTTTGCAAAGAATAAGTTGAGAAACATGCCCACAGTGGACCTTGACGCCTTCACGGTCGTTATAGCAGGCTTCCCCAACGTTGGAAAATCCACACTCCTCAGGACCCTCACCGGTGCAGAGCCTGAGGTGGCAGATTACCCCTTCACCACCAAGGGGATCCAGATAGGTCACCTTGAGCGGAAATGGAAGAGGATACAGGTTATAGACACACCGGGGCTCCTGGACAGACCGGTTGAGGATATGAACAACATAGAACTCCAGGCCATGGTTGCCCTTGAGAACATAGCAGATGTGATAATGTTCATCTTTGACGCCTCTGAAACATGTGGATACACCCTTGAAAGCCAGTACAGCCTTTACCTCGGCATAAGGAGCGTCTTTGACATCCCTGTGGTCACGGTCTTCAACAAGATGGATCTTGCAGAAAATGTTAAGTATCTGGAAGAATATATTAATATGGTTGAAGATCCACTGAAAGTTTCTGCATTCGAGGGCAGAGGGGTCTCCAAGATAATAAAAAAACTGGAGGGGTTATATGAAAAAGAAACTCGAGAAGCCCATGACAATGTTTGAGAAAAGAAGGCTGATGGCTGAGAAGATGATGGAAGACATGATAAAGAACATGAGGGAGATGCAGAAAGAGTTCGAGAAGAAAATCGCAGAGTACGCAGAGAACATACCTGAAAAACTCAGCATGGACGTCATGGAAACAGATGATGCCATAATCATCAAAACCGACCTTCCAGGTGTTAAGAAGGAGGACATCAACATAGAACTGACCGAAAACACCATATCCATATCAGCAGTCTTTGAGGAGGAAGTCGAAATCAAAGAGGCTGATTTCATCAAGAAGGAAAGGAAGTACGGTGAAGCAAAAAGGGAGATGAGGCTACCTGAAAAGATCAGGGTTGAAGATGCCAGTGCAAAGTTTGAAAACGGTGTCCTCACAGTTGAACTTCCAAAGGTTGAGGTCAAGAAGAAACAGACCTTAAAGGTGGAATAAAACCACCAAACTCATTTTTTCAGGAAAACCCGTGCAAAAAGCGAAGGTTGAAGGGAACCCGCCAGCAGTTCATCTGGAGATCATATTAACTGCTCACTGACCCTCCTAATTTTACAGTTCACCTAGGATATAAGGAAACAGCTCTATAGAAATCACACAGAAGCCCCCCAGCGGGGTACATCCAGCAGGATATGGGAAAAATCTATAGAAATAACCCTCACACTGGCATCATACCCCTAACAACCATTTACAGGATCGTGAGTTCTCTGAATAGTTTTAGGCTATGGCCTGGTCTCAGATCTTCTTCATCGGATGCCGTCTAACGTGCATCTGTGTTCTTCACCTCAGATAGCAGAGTGAGAGCCCCTAGTTATGGATACCGTCTAACGTGCATCTGTGTTCTCTGAAGCAGAACATTGGGGTCAGTACTGCTGGTCCTGCCAAAAAAATGTGCTGGATGGGGCTAGTATCTCACCTTACCTATGTGCCTGGTACTGCCTGGGTCCTCCCCGTTGAAATGGGCGAGGTAGTACACGAACCATTCGAGGGGAACTGCAAGTACAAAGGGTGACATGAGCCCGTTAAGGTCAGAGTAATCTGACATCCGGAATACAAGGTTCTCAGCGCCCAGCTTCTCACAGAAACGCAGGGCCCTCTCTGTCAGCTCATCACCTGGCAGCCCAGATTCAAGGAATATAACCGGGACCCCCTCCTCAACCCTTTCAATGAGTCCGTGTCTGAATTCTCCAGAATAGAGTGGACAGGAATGCTTCAGGGCACCCTCCATGAGCATCGTCATTGCGAGTTTGTAGGCCAGTCCATAGTTAGGACCGCTCCCCATACAGTAGAATATATCCTCACCGGAATATTCCTCTGCAAGATCCCTGCACTCAACCTCTGTTCTCCTCAGCAGATCCTCAACCTCACCGGGTAGTTTCTCAAGTTCTCCCATTATCTCATCCGATTTTTCATCACTGTACATCCCGAAGAGTATCCTGTAGAGGGCCAGGAGCTGTGTCATGTAGGTCTTGGTGCCAAGTATTGCCTCCTCACGTCCGCATCGGGTCACTATGGTCTCCATGGATTCAGATGCCATGGTGCTGCCGGGTTCATTGGTTATGGTAACGGTTCTGAGTCCGAGTTCATTCGCCCTCCTGAGTGCTGCGAGGGTATCCGCGGTCTCACCCGACTGTGAGGTGAATATGACTGCAGAGTCACTGTAATCAATCTGTCTGTGATAGTAGAACTCATAGCCAGTCATAACATCCATGTTGACCTCATAGTTCATGGCGATTGCATCCCTTGCACTGTAACAGGTTGAAAGTGAGCTGCCACACCCAACAAGGTATATACGTCTGCATTCCAGTATTTCATTGGATATACGTGCCATTCTGTCCCCTTCAGACTTCAGGGTCCTCCTAAGAGACTCTGGCTGCTCCATGAGTTCATTGAACATCCCATACTTCATCTTGTATCCCCCTTTAAACTTTTATATTTCCTGAGTATCTTGATAGCAAGCTCTGCAACTTCAACAGCATCCCTGCCGGTGAGTACTATCATGGGCTCCTTACCCCATGCCCCCCTGTGGTATATGACGTCTGGAGGGGACTCTGAGTTCCTGAGGGCCTCCTCAACACCCCATGGTATGCTGCCTCCCTCAGTATCCCTCACACTGTCGGGTTCCCTGCTGCGGTCATAGGATGAGACCACAAGACCCATATCCTCACATATACTGATTATACTCTCATCAAATTTAATATTAAGTGCACTTCTTCTCCCCGGGAGGTGTTCATTAAGGGCTATTATGAAGCGGGCCATGTGCGAGGAAGCCCCGTATTCAGGGTCGCGGCACGCGAAGGCCCTTCCCTGAAACTCAGTGATCCTCCCCGGGACCGCAACAACATCCTCTGGACCGCAGGGATTACTCCTCGCCATTACAATATTTGACCTCACCTCAGGTATGAGGATTCCAAAGTCCTCTGCAGAGGAGATCATCTCAAGAGCCCTTCTAACATTTTCTATCTCCATGATCATCACTCAAGAGAATATTTACAGTAAGAAAAGTTATATGTGGATCAGTAATTTATAATTATAATCTTGAGGTGTTCACATGGAGAAGTTAAAGGAATTCAGGGGTATAAAGGAGCATCTCGGTGTATTCCGGGAGGCAGTTAAGGATGCTGAGAGAATAGGCTTTGCAGGAGTTCCCGGGGTATGCACACCCTTCGCCCAGCTATTCGCATACGCTGTGCGGGACAAGGATAACATATTCATACCCAATACAGATTTCAGTAAGGCCAGAAAGCTCGAAGTAACTGAATATGGTGTTGAACTCGGCGAAATAAGCCCTGGGAATGTGGACGTTCTTGTACTCCTCGGGGGCCTCTCAATGCCAGGTATAGGCTCAGACATCGAGGATGTTAAAAAACTGGTTGAAGATGCCCTGGAAGAAGGAGGAGAGCTTATGGGGCTCTGCTACATGGACATGTTCGCCAGGGCTGGCTGGTACGAGCTCCTTGACTTTGACTGTGTTATCAATGCAGACATAGATGGTTACGTCCTCAGGGGCTGAGGGGTTTACTTGTCCGGTGCTCTGAAAGAAAATTCCGGTAAGCCCTCTGAAGTTGAATACACCCACTTCAAGGACCTGCAGGCCCTGGAAATGGAGAGGGGACGGCTCTACGAGACCATCGTCGTTACCTGGGACGATTCAATGGTGGGGAACGCAGCCCCCATAGGTGTGCTATGCACCGGTGACGATACAGTGACACTCTACCTCTACCAGGGGACCCGTACAGTGGAGAATGTGCTGAATAATGGGCGGTTCACCGTTAACGTGACCCTCGACCCCCTCATATTCACCGATTCAACACTGGGTGACCTTGAGGAGGACATGTTCAGCCATTACAGGGACTTCCTTCACCTCAGGGGTGCCGATGCATTCTTCACTGCAGAGGTTGTCTCTGTGAAGAAGCTGGTGAAGAGGGACCGGTTCGGTGAGTCAGAACTTCATGTTGTGAAGGCCCGTGCAGGTGATGTTATGAGGGCTGAAAGCTTCAGGATGGCCCTCAACCGTGGCATATACGCTGTTATTGAGTCACTGATAGCCTATACGCGAGCTGAATTTTCAGACCCTCTGGTCCTCAGGGAGAGGATCGCTGAGATGAACCGGGTTGCAAGGAAGGTCGGGGGCCCCAGGGAGAAGGAGGCCATGAGGAGGATAATCCAGGCCCTTGAATCAAAGATATCATGAGATTGCTGCCCCATGAAAAGTAACTAACCCCTATCAGGGCACGAGAACATCCACAAATTCAAATATAACTATTGTTTATTAGAAATATATACTAAACCGTCATTAAAATGTACTAAGTACAGTTTTATACACAAATATGACTTAAAAGGTCAAGAAAGAAACCTTTAATACTATCTAAATCAATAAAATAATTTATGGAAAATCTAAATAAAATGGATAATCCTGAATTCTATGATGCCCGAATGAAATTAGAAGCTATACATCAGGATATCAAGCGTTTGATGGAAAAATCTAATCAAGAATACCTTGATTTAATGCTAAGCAACTTAAAAAAGGATATTTTGAATTCAGTATCTGTTTATATTTCTGATGATATTGAAAATGATTTAGAACAAAATATGGTTAATCCCTGTAAGATGCGGGAAACCTGTAAAGAGAAATTTAACGGATTTCTACAAAATAATTCTAAACTTATAAAACAGGAACATGTTTCCAAAGAAATTATAGAAGAGAAAAGAGAGGAATTAGATGAAATAAGGAAAAGTGCTCCTTTTGATAAATGTGATATTTGTTTTAAGGAAGTAGACTCACTATTTGATAAGCAAATAAATCTAATTGGCTCTCTACAAATATATGACAATAATAAAGAGGATAAAACTGAGATATCTTCTATTCCTGAAGAAATTATGGTTAAGAGTGTTCTTGAACCTATTTCTAATAAACAGAGACTTCAAATTCTTAAATCTATGGCCTCTGAAACCATGACATTCACTGCTCTTTCAGAACTTACAGGGCTTCGTGGTGGTAATTTACTTTTCCACATACAAAAATTACTTGAAAGTGACTTGATATTGCAGCGTCATGAACGTGGAGATTATATGATTACTGAAAAAGGATATAATCTACTCATAATGCTCAGTAATTTTAAAAAATATTTGAAAAAATAATCGTTTCAGAACTATTATCCCCTCCGGTTGAACTATTGAAAACTGGAGGGGGGGCATTCTTAAAATCAATTGAAAATTATTGATTGTTTAATATTTAATCTGTAGTGAAAGCAGTAGGACTTAATATTACTGCAAATTATTCTATTTTTCCAGCAAAATAATCTAACCAAACGCACATACATTCATTATATGACGGACATTCAGTACAACGGGACTTATGCTTATTTTCTTTACTATTGGGCTTATCCATTTTAATTTCTCCATTAAAACCTATTATAAGATAATAATTAATTATCCTTAAAAAAGAAAAGAAAGAAAAAGTAGGAAGTCGATTTTGGCTTATAATCCTGCTTTGTTCACTATAGTATCTGCAACTTCTTCAGCACTTTTAAATGGAAAATCATCAGCAGTAAGTACTTGTCCAGCATCAGATGCTTTTAATTCTACATCTCCAGATTTACAAGTAGTATCTGGACCGTTTGGAAGCGCTGCCATTAGTTCTTCTGGTGAATTTATTGGGAAATCGGCTCCTGCTAATGCTCCTATAATTTGTCCACGAATATCTTCTTTAACTCCCATTTTCACATCTCCATTAAGTTTTTAATTTCAAATTTCTCAACATCAAAGAGACCCCTATCCCCTATCTTCAGCCGGGGGATGACGAGGAGCGAGAGGAAGGACATGGTCATGAAGGGTGCGCTGAGACGTGACCCGAGCTGTTCAGTGAAAGTGTTGAGGTTCTCAAATCCATCTGCAACCTCAAATACATCCCCATCTGACATCAGACCTGCCACAGGAAGCTGAAGGACCCTGTGATCATCCCCTGAGACCGCCACAAGACCCCCTCCTGCTTTTTTAAGTATATCAACCGCCCTCTTCATCAGCTCAGGATCCACTCCCACCACGATCAGGTTGTGTGAGTCATGGGCAACTGTTGATGCTATTGCCCCCTCCTGGAGGCCGAATCCATGAACGAAGCCGCTGGAGATATTACCCCTCCCGTACCTGTCAAGGACAGATACCCTGAGGATATCTGAGGACGTGTCAGCCTGCACGGTGCCGTCCTCAACTTCCAGGGTTGCAATTAGCTCTTCAGTTATGAGCTGGCCGTCCAGTACATCTATGACCCTCACAGTGGCTTCATCACCCTCAGCCCTGATATTCAATCTCTCAACTGGAAAATCAGGCACTTCAAGTTTCCTGGGGGGTGCCCTGGTTCCCCCGGATCTCCTGATGAGGTATCTGCCCCTATCCGCCACAGGTCTACCATCTATGTAGACCCTCTTAACGTTGAAGTCCCTGAGGCTGTCAACCACCACGAAGTCAGCATCCCATCCAGGCGCTATTGCCCCTGTGCTGAGGCCGTAGTGCTCCGCAGGGTTTATGGTGACCATCTGCACAGCGCTTACAGGGTCAATACCGTAATCGACCGCCCTCCTGAGTATCCTGTCCATGTGCCCCTCCAGCAGGTCGGCGGGGTGGATGTCATCGGATACCAGGAAGTCACACCCTGCAGCGGCAAGGTCCCGGAGGTTCCTCGCGCTTGATCCCTCACGTGCCATTATCTTCATTCCAAGTCTCCTCTTCTCAAGGACCTCCTCGGGGCTCACACATTCGTGGTCAGTGGATATCCCCGCCCCTATGTAGGTGCACAGTTCATCCCCTGAGAGGAGGGGGGCATGTCCATCAACAGGCATGTTAAGGTCCCTTGCAGCCTTTATCTTAGCCATGACCCCATCATCACCGGCTATGACTGCCGGGAAGTTCATCATCTCGCCTAGGGCCACCACTGAATCCATTCTGAGTAGTTCCTCTATCCCCCTCGCTGTGATCTCTGCCCCGGCAGTTTCAAAGGGGGTTGCGGGTACACATGATGGTGCTGTGAAGTAGAATTTCATTGGTGTCGCTGCAGCATCATCTATCATGAACCTCACACCATCCACGCCCATGACGTTTGCTATCTCATGGGGGTCCGATATGGCTGAGACAGTGCCATGGGGTATGGCTGCCGCTGCAAATGAGGAGGGTATGAGCATTGAACTCTCAATGTGGAGGTGGGCGTCTATGAAGCCGGGGATGATTATATCAGAAAAGTTTCCGCTGATGCTTCGAACACACCTCACCCTTCCACCGGCCACCTCTATCTCAGCCGGGTAGATGTCGCCGGTGAAGACGTTGAGGATGTTCCCACTTATCATTCAATCCCCCAGGCCGTTCATCTTTTTGATTTCGTGGAGTAGGATGGGTATGAATGCACCCACATCTGTAACCACGCTCACAGCCTGGGAGCTGCCCCTGTCAGAGAG is a window from the Methanothermobacter thermautotrophicus str. Delta H genome containing:
- a CDS encoding NOG1 family protein, giving the protein MIIPTVPTTDELLDKGFRRARKAASLKRSSKIPGQKKAKVIESTRVQTACQVIRDRLKMIIQRIPDIESLPEFYQDYIDVTVGVDELKKSLGALNWAVGILNQLESDYMARIKRSKPSDASHLRREAFGRISSVIKRIEGDLDFLDFAKNKLRNMPTVDLDAFTVVIAGFPNVGKSTLLRTLTGAEPEVADYPFTTKGIQIGHLERKWKRIQVIDTPGLLDRPVEDMNNIELQAMVALENIADVIMFIFDASETCGYTLESQYSLYLGIRSVFDIPVVTVFNKMDLAENVKYLEEYINMVEDPLKVSAFEGRGVSKIIKKLEGLYEKETREAHDNV
- a CDS encoding TldD/PmbA family protein, whose product is MEIDTDYLGSILMDIEDRVEYADIRAGTSRTSSILMKDGKLQEVKSGRASGFRIRVLRNGSWGFAFTDEPSRLGEMALKAIKMTGSLRGDVQVGSGAPSVDKTMVRSSRPPSDVPAAEKRELVSDAHHAASVDGVVSTTVSYVDMESSSAFLNSEGSLIEMAETRVALFLNAVASDGSGIQFGHKSCGGTGGFEILEREDIEELGRRTGEKAVRLLKASPPPSGRFDIVTDPELTGVFIHEALGHAAEADLILQGDSILEGKLGEKIASEGVTIIDDPTIDGFGSYSYDAEGVRAAETVLVENGVLTSLLNSRETAFKLGLEPSGNARSAIGDQPIVRMSNTYLKPGDLSFDELIEDIRNGVYLRGSRGGQVDTGKGIFQFNAAESFRIQDGEIAEPVKDVSLSGNVLETLKNVDGVGSDFRLGIGFCGKSGQSVPVGDGGPHVRIRNAMVGGT
- a CDS encoding GMC family oxidoreductase N-terminal domain-containing protein produces the protein MVLVVGSGAGGATLARELAIRGIDVTVIERGPCVKDSDAFLCYDEAPDVDILRTSCAGGSTLVAAGNAVRVLENTLKDYGVDITEDLHAIEAELRVRELPDTHTGRGTALIMDAAESLGLGVKKMPKFIDPDKCRPCGKCSFGCPRAAKWSARRFLDEAVEHGAVLIEETEAKNIIVRNGSVSGLRTSRGDFHDETVVLAAGAIETPRILMRAGIDAGNGLFMDTFVTVGGILEGVGFCDEVQMNALIELDGVILSPHFSTLLFPEDDRRNVLGIMVKIADERSGRVEADRIVKHHTVRDISLLSGGAAIAGSILSRAGVGAGTLRSTRPRGAHPGGTASLGEVVDENLETSIEGLFVADASVLPAAPGAPPILTIMALARRLARHIVSVL
- a CDS encoding 4Fe-4S binding protein, with translation MKAWLKFSPNIVNKSIISEAIKKYDIEFNILRANITPRGGKMLVEISGPEEREGIDFIEEAGIEVHPAVRVVKKDREKCMDCGACVSLCPVGAICIEDDWEIVLDDRKCIGCSFCVNSCPTKAIVLLD
- a CDS encoding Hsp20/alpha crystallin family protein, whose product is MKKKLEKPMTMFEKRRLMAEKMMEDMIKNMREMQKEFEKKIAEYAENIPEKLSMDVMETDDAIIIKTDLPGVKKEDINIELTENTISISAVFEEEVEIKEADFIKKERKYGEAKREMRLPEKIRVEDASAKFENGVLTVELPKVEVKKKQTLKVE
- a CDS encoding TIGR00296 family protein — translated: MKYAPLSRDEGRTLVKIARMAIEEHLRGSKNLRLPDDLPDVFRQRRGVFVTLEKKGNLRGCIGYPEPVKPLIDALIEAAISAATGDPRFPPVKPEELDDIDVEVSVLTPPEPLEVESPADYPSLIRVGVDGLIVERGWARGLLLPQVATEWGWDAEEFLCNTCMKAGLPPDCFYDPETRVYRFQAQIFHEDG
- a CDS encoding homocysteine biosynthesis protein → MKTIEEINQKIRDGDAVVVTAAEMTRIVAENGPMDAAKEVDVVTTGTFGAMCSSGAFLNFGHSDPPIKMSRTYLNGVEAYSGLAAVDAYIGATQPNRDPDIGLDYGGSHVIEDLIRGKEVELVAEAYGTDCYPLKNVETLISLETINQAVMVNPRNCYQNYAVAVNSTEETLYTYMGTLLPNYGNVTYSSAGELSPLLNDPYFQTIGVGTRIFLCGAEGYIVGEGTQHSTEAERRNGVPVSPSGTLMLKGNMKEMDPEYVRGATMPRYGPTLYVGAGIPIPVLNEDIAASTGISDEDIVCRVIDYGVPGRSRPVIKETNYKELRSGKIEINGMEVPASPLSSIRRALKIAEELKSWIERGDFLLTEPVKRLPSRSATRPLEIRRPSIMVRELESKPVIITHQEDDLKDVARKMVDNNINHIPVVDSEGVLRGIVTSWDIADAVARGKRKLRDIMTRKVVVARENEPVDVVARRIDKYNISGLPIVDDENRVKGIVTAEDISRLIGKVDKRGESI